CACGCCATCGCCGGGAGACGCGGCGGGGCCGGACCGACGGCGTCCAACTACCGGTACGATTTCGACCGACACGAGTGGTCCGAGATGACGCCCGCGCCGCGAGGCGGAAACTACGGGACGACGGACAACCCGGTCGTCGACAACGACGTCTACCTCTCGCACGGCATCTTCTGGTCGCCCGGCGACGACCTCTCTACGGACATCTACGGGACGGTCTGTCACCAGTACGACCCCGAGGAGGACGCGTTCCGTCGGCTGTCGTCGCCGCGATACCCTCGCACCGGGCCCGTAGACGCCGTCATCGACGGGACGCTCTACGTCGTCGGCGGACACGTGAAACGCTACGACGAGGACGGCCTCCACGAGTGCGTCGAACACAACGAGACGTTCTCCGTGTAGGTCGGCGTCGTCCGTCGAAACGTCTTCGCCCGAGGCGGAGTGGCCCGCGATTCCGTCCGCGCTTCGAACCGGGAAATCGCTCTCAGAACTCCGGCAAGTCGTCCGGCGCGTCGTACTCGGACTCCCACGTGATGTAGTCGTCTTTCAGCACCTCGCAGACGAGTTGGCCGAACTCGGTGAGTCCGGCGTTGATGCTCGAAACCTCCTTCCACGACGCCAAGTCGGGATGGACCTCCCGCACCTTCCAGTCCTCGGGGATACCCGGCGCGTGGTAGCCGACTCTGTCGGCGAAGTCGTCCCAGAAGAAGTCGAACTGCGAGACGAGGTCGAGTTCCGTGACGATGCGCCACTCGTCTTCGGTCATCGACGTCTCCTCGGCCCACATCTCGAACGCCTCCTCCCACGCTCCCTCACGGAGGAGAGTCGAGAGTTGGCCCCGTCGGTAGTCGTCGTCTGCCGAGACGGTCGTGTCGTCGTACTCGTTTGGGTCCACCGCGGACTTCAACGTCGGCGGCGAGGGCGTCTCCACGTCGAGGGTCATGGGCGGACGTTCGTCGTCGCGAGGCATAAGCCCCGTCACCCGCCAGCGCTTTTTCCCGCCACCGGACAAAAGGTGGTAACATGGACCACGACGGGAGCGCAGAGCGGACGGGGTACGAGGGCGGACTACCGAGACGGGCGGTGCTCGCCGGGGCGGCGACGCTTCTCGCGGGATGTTCGGCGTCGCAGTCCGAGGGCGAGACGGTCGGTTCGGACGGGAACGACGACGCCGGACGGACCGAGGCGGGGACGGGCGCGACGGCGTTCGCGTCCGACCCGCCGGCACGGGTTCGACAGCGCGGAGGCCAGTACGTCTCCGTCTACGAGGCGGTCATCCCCTCCGTGGCGTTCATCCGCGTCTCGACGGCGCGCGGCGACGCGCAGGGTTCTGGGTGGGTGTACGACGGCGACTACGTCGTCACGAACGCCCACGTCGTCTCCGGAGGAGACGACATCACGGTGGAGTTCCGCGAGGGCGACTGGTCGCGCGCGGAGGTGGTCGGGAGCGACACCCGAACCGACCTCGCGGTTCTCTCAGTCGAACGCGTCCCCTCCTACGCGGAACCGTTGTCGCTCGTCGACGAGGAACCGCCGGTCGGAACCAAGGTGATGGCTCTCGGCGCGCCGTTCTCGCTTTCGGGGTCCGCCTCCGCGGGCATCGTCAGCGGCCTCGACCGGTCGATACGAACTCGGACCGGATTTCTCGTCGCCGACGGAATCCAGACGGACGCCGCGGTGAACCCCGGCAACTCCGGCGGGCCGTTGGTGGACCTCGACGGGCGCGTCGTCGGCGTCATCAACTCCGGCGGCGGCGACAACGTGGCGTTCGCCGTCTCCGCCGCCGTCGTAGACGACGTCGTGCCGTCTCTCGTCGAGGACGGGCGTCACCGAGCGGCCTACATCGGAATCCGCGCGCAGTCCGTGACCCCCGCCGTCGCCTCCGTCTACGGGTTCGAGGAGGCGAGCGGGGTTCTCGTCGCGGACGTCGTCTCCGGGAGTCCGGCCGACGGCGTCCTCCGCGGCGCGACGGGCACTCGAAGCAGTCTCGGCGATACGGTGCCGACCGGTGCGGACGTGATTCGCGCCGTCGAAGACACGCCCATCGAGACGGAGGACGACCTGTCGTCGTACCTCGCGGCCGAGGCGCAACCGAACGAGACGGCGACGTTCGAGGTGTGGCGCGACGGCGAACTCGTCGAACTGGAGTTGACGTTCGGCACCGCGCCGGACCGGTGACGGGCGTCGAGGACGCCCCCTCCGGAACTCCGACGGGCAGTACGCTCATCCCCTCCGCGCGACAAGGCGCATCCATGACAGACCTGATGGACACCTACATCGAGAACCGCCAACTCGTCCAACCGAACCACACGAACAACTACGACATGGCTCACGGGGGCAACGTCATGAAGTGGATGGACATCGTCGGCGCGCTTTCGGCGATGCGCTTTGCGGGCGAGACGTGCGTCACCGCCCGGATGAACCAAGTCGACTTCGTCCAGCCGATTCCCCGCGGCGACAC
This genomic window from Halopelagius inordinatus contains:
- a CDS encoding S1C family serine protease; protein product: MDHDGSAERTGYEGGLPRRAVLAGAATLLAGCSASQSEGETVGSDGNDDAGRTEAGTGATAFASDPPARVRQRGGQYVSVYEAVIPSVAFIRVSTARGDAQGSGWVYDGDYVVTNAHVVSGGDDITVEFREGDWSRAEVVGSDTRTDLAVLSVERVPSYAEPLSLVDEEPPVGTKVMALGAPFSLSGSASAGIVSGLDRSIRTRTGFLVADGIQTDAAVNPGNSGGPLVDLDGRVVGVINSGGGDNVAFAVSAAVVDDVVPSLVEDGRHRAAYIGIRAQSVTPAVASVYGFEEASGVLVADVVSGSPADGVLRGATGTRSSLGDTVPTGADVIRAVEDTPIETEDDLSSYLAAEAQPNETATFEVWRDGELVELELTFGTAPDR